A single window of Excalfactoria chinensis isolate bCotChi1 unplaced genomic scaffold, bCotChi1.hap2 Scaffold_84, whole genome shotgun sequence DNA harbors:
- the LOC140265294 gene encoding uncharacterized protein: protein MSSSMAVANKEQHGMSEDGPMVGRASRQIRSETEGTRAHSHHGSGAAASLGMEMALSICHLHPAQQWEGCREGADAECDQLFLSSPERVAVWDAVATFIHEHLLVHKGVWIPTFGSFDTVSKEIVTEDRTVTLCWPVFHLASNLRARHHLKSRRESLPAHRKLELLKCSQVAADASVSRQTAQTCIQSTVSLLSGCLQNGENVAVVLKGVGVLLIDGLSFEMKFYYDFLEKLSGKENFRRAVRKAPSLLDMGVSRATPLASLVFSGCLVVLPKFQMELVPKVLPLIHHKSSGSTSGAQKPRKDETLPPLSKGKKGKVASRSFPLGYGWPVQKEGAGCDVPPSLAMAGGCGDLRPCSSSVEGAAELNCREEEWGQRWIQGGFWEQLFRRIRSKLQKESIANRLLPPIRAVPADLGRTRCVKFLGEEGGAEQAQREGALPKRQEAKASRRHSALKKTTACIQEPPSFFSLPLQTPRKPSMLAFLACDSVEYHRERLRKIRKEREQAKEMAAATSGGETSLPEVSSHNKSGLLPPIREEAGSPIEKMAAATSRVEPSQPEEPSVVRAQLLPPIKDATGSPTEEMAAVTSCVETSLPKESSTMGARLLPPIRNKTGSPRCQAPKTKAPPLRRGTPYPR from the exons ATGAGCTCCAGCATGGCTGTCGCCAACAAGGAGCAACATGGGATGAGCGAGGACGGCCCCATGGTGGGCCGTGCCTCCAGACAAATACGCAGCGAGACTGAAGGTACACGGGCCCACAGCCACCAtgggagcggtgctgcagccAGTCTTGGGATGGAGATGGCACTTTCCATctgccacctccatcctgcccagcagtgggagggGTGCCGGGAAGGGGCAGATGCAGAGTGTGaccagcttttcctttcatctccagAGCGAGTTGCCGTCTGGGATGCGGTGGCCACCTTCATACACGAGCATCTCCTGGTGCACAAG GGGGTCTGGATTCCCACCTTCGGCTCCTTTGACACCGTCTCCAAGGAGATCGTGACGGAGGACAGGACCGTGACTCTGTGCTGGCCCGTGTTTCACCTGGCCAGCAACCTCAGAGCTAGGCACCACCTCAAGTCCCGCAGGGAGTCCCTGCCAG CCCACAGGAAGCTGGAGCTCCTGAAGTGCAGCCAGGTGGCCGCAGACGCCTCTGTGAGCCGGCAGACAGCGCAGACCTGCATCCAAAGCACCGTGTCGCTGCTCTCCggctgcctgcagaatggggagaACGTTGCCGTTGTCCTGAAGGGCGTCGGAGTGCTCCTCATTGACGGGCTGAGCTTCGAAATGAAGTTCTATTACGACTTCCTCGAGAAGCTGTCGGGGAaagagaacttcaggagagccgTCCGCAAG GCCCCCTCGCTGCTGGACATGGGGGTGTCCCGTGCAACACCGCTGGCTTCCCTGGTGTTCTCTGGCTGCCTTGTCGTATTACCCAA GTTTCAAATGGAGTTGGTACCCAAAGTGCTGCCCCTGATACACCACAAGTCCTCCGGGAGCACCTCTGGGGCACAGAAGCCAAGAAAAGATGAGACGTTGCCACCTCTTTCCAAGGGCAAGAAAGGTAAAGTGGCTTCCAGGTCCTTCCCCTTAGGTTATGGTTGGCCTGTCCAAAAGGAAGGTGCTGGGTGTGACGTACCCCCATCCCTGGCTATGGCAGGAGGATGTGGGGAtctcaggccctgctcttcctcagtggaaggtgctgcagagctgaactgTAGAGAGGAGGAGTGGGGACAGAGATGGATTCAGGGGGGGTTCTGGGAACAG CTGTTCCGAAGGATAAGGAGCAAACTGCAGAAGGAGAGCATTGCCAACAG ACTTCTGCCACCCAtccgggcagtgcctgcagaccTGGGCCGAACAAGGTGCGTCAAGTTCCTCGgtgaagaaggaggagcagagcaagccCAGCGTGAGGGTGCGCTGCCCAAGCGGCAAGAAGCCAAGGCCTCACGCCGCCACTCGGCCTTGAAGAAGACAACAGCTTGCATCCAAGAGCCGCCATCTTTCTTCAGCCTGCCCTTGCAGACCCCACGCAAACCATCCATGCTGGCGTTTCTGGCCTGCGACTCGGTGGAATATCACAGGGAGAGGCTTAGGAAGATCAGGAAAGAGCGGGAGCAagccaaggaaatggcagcagcaacatctggtGGTGAGACCAGCCTGCCTGAGGTGTCCTCCCACAACAAATCTGGATTGCTGCCACCCATACGGGAAGAAGCGGGGTCTCCCAttgaaaagatggcagcagcaacatctcgTGTCGAGCCCAGCCAGCCCGAGGAGCCATCAGTTGTCAGAGCTCAATTGCTGCCGCCCATAAAGGATGCAACAGGGTCTCCCActgaagagatggcagcagtaACATCTTGTGTCGAGACCAGCCTACCCAAGGAGTCATCCACCATGGGAGCCAGATTGCTGCCACCCATAAGGAACAAAACGGGGTCTCCCAGGTGTCAGGCTCCAAAGACCAAAGCCCCACCCCTCAGGAGGGGCACACCCTACCCACGTTGA
- the LOC140265293 gene encoding uncharacterized protein, producing the protein MLRRERPPSCGSGPPGSPLIWLQPLLARAVRAAPRRNRGTTGAVLRMAAPELCGRTAPGRGEEAVPGGAEGVWIPTFGSFDTISKEIRTEDRTVTLCWPVFGLTLNLMSCRESLPAHRKVEALKCSQVAAAASVSRQTAQTCIQSTVLLLSGCLQNGENVAVVLKGVGVLLIDGLSFEMKFYYDFLEKLSGKENFRRALQNWAPAMSWQGVWIPTFGSFDTISKEIRTEDRTVTLCWPVFGLTLNLMSCRESLPAHRKLEALKSSQVAAAASVSWQRAQACIQNTVSLLHRHHLWCGAAGTQEVRDWAVPTTKGQNWAPAMSWQVQVLFNNDVGEGFSIQSPAQEERRKFLEDLLTSGAAAEPPLPRKQQPVVKSPSIVERAAA; encoded by the exons ATGTTGAGGCGGGAACGGCCGCCATCATGCGGCTCGGGGCCGCCCGGCTCTCCCCTCATTTGGCTGCAGCCGCTGCTTGCCAGAGCTGTGCGGGCAGCACCGAGACGGAACCGCGGCACGACGGGAGCGGTGCTGAGGATGGCGGCGCCGGAGCTGTGCGGGAGAACGGCTCCGGGCCGGGGAGAGGAAGCGGTGCCCGGCGGGGCTGAG GGGGTCTGGATTCCCACCTTCGGCTCCTTTGACACCATCTCCAAGGAGATCAGGACTGAGGACAGGACCGTGACTCTGTGCTGGCCTGTGTTTGGCCTGACTCTCAACCTCATGTCCTGCAGGGAGTCCCTGCCAG CCCACAGGAAGGTGGAGGCCCTGAAGTGCAGCCAGGTGGCCGCAGCTGCTTCTGTGAGCCGGCAGACAGCGCAGACCTGCATCCAAAGCACCGTGTTGCTGCTCTCCggctgcctgcagaatggggagaATGTTGCCGTTGTCCTGAAGGGCGTCGGAGTGCTCCTCATTGACGGGCTGAGCTTCGAAATGAAGTTCTATTACGACTTCCTCGAGAAGCTGTCAGGGAaagagaacttcaggagagcaCTTCAGAACTGGGCTCCTGCCATGTCATGGCAG GGGGTCTGGATTCCCACCTTCGGCTCCTTTGACACCATCTCCAAGGAGATCAGGACTGAGGACAGGACCGTGACTCTGTGCTGGCCTGTGTTTGGCCTGACTCTCAACCTCATGTCCTGCAGGGAGTCCCTGCCAG CCCACAGGAAGTTGGAGGCCctgaagagcagccaggtgGCCGCAGCTGCTTCTGTGAGCTGGCAGAGAGCGCAGGCTTGTATCCAGAACACTGTGTCGCTGCTCCACCGCCACCACCTCTggtgtggtgctgctggcacacaaGAGGTCCGGGACTGGGCGGTGCCAACCACCAAGGGGCAGAACTGGGCTCCTGCCATGTCATGGCAG GTCCAGGTACTGTTTAATAATGACGTTGGAGAAGGTTTCAGCATCCAGTCTCctgctcaggaagaaagaaggaagtttcTGGAGGACTTGCTGAcaagtggagctgctgctgaacctCCCCTTCCAAGAAAGCAGCAG CCGGTTGTGAAGAGCCCTTCCATTGTGGAGAGGGCTGCGGCTTGA